CTCAGCTACACGCTTGCCTTCATCATAACAGCTCCTAACCCCTATCATCATACCATCCACTTTGTAAGACAGTGTAAAAGGCACACATATCAGACGAAATGATGAAGTGTATGAGGCTACCAATTGGGTTGACGTTTCCCCAATAGCTCTCAGGCTGGGGATGGATGAGAGGATCTCCATACACCTCCGAGGTAGAGGTAAGCAAGATTCTGTTCAAAAGAAAAGACTTATTTAGGGACAGAAGGAAATTAAAGATCAGCAAGAGTCCCAAACCTTGCGCCAACACGCTTGGCAAGACCTAGCATGTTAAGTGTGCCGATCACATTGGTCTTGATGGTCTTCACGGGATTGTACTTGTAGAAAATGGGAGATGCGGGACATGCGAGATGGTAAATCTGATCAACCTCGATCAACAGTGGCTCCGTGACATCTGTTTAAAACACAAATAAAGATGCTGATCTTCTGGACATAAGAGAAGCAACGAGGCAGAGAGTTTGAACTTTGAAGACCGAAATACCATGACGGATGAGCTCAAATCTAGGATGACCGATCCATTTCTTGAGGTTGTCCTTGGAACCAGTGAAGTAGTTATCAGCAACAATCACCTAAGAGGGGGTAGGGTAAACCAATGAGTAGTTGATCAAATGACGCTTAAACAAGATTTTAAATGAGAAAGAACCTCATTCTTCTCGTTTTCCATCAGCTTATCAACAAGGTGAGATCCAATGAATCCAGCTCCTCCTGAGATCAATATCCTCATATTCGACTACACATATGAGAGGATAACATTTTACAAATCAAATCAGCACATATTAGCAAAAAGAAACAATCGCTCTTTGACATGCCACAATGTTCTAAATGGAATCTCCAGGATTCAATCCTTGCGACCAATCAAACATCACTTAAACTACACGTTCGATTATATACATCGCGAACGAGATCAAGTAAACGAAACAAATGAGTAAATAGCAAAGATAGATCAGAACACGTGATTCCATGGGTAACGGCAGATTTCAAAGTAGGGAAGACGAGCGAGAATCAAGGCATGAGAGATCAAATGGGTATCGCAGGAACTGAAACAAAATCGAGAATTTTTTATCCAAAACTATGAAATGTTCACCTGAAAAAACTTGGAATTGCGGAGAGGTGAAGGCGAAGGTGGGGGCTTTGGGCTGCTTTGTTTCTCACTTGTCGCCATTTCTCAGATCACCAAACCTGACATTTTGAAACGAATCAATCAACAGAGAAACAAAGCTTTCGATTCGAGAGAGAACGAAAAAAATTACGAGATCGCTTTCCAAATCGAATGAAACCCTTAAACCAAAATTGGTGGTGTGATGTGAAGATTGCGAGGGATCTCTGTGTACTTATAGTCCTCTCCCAAGTGTCTGTCTACAAATATTTTGAATATATTTCGGGAATTATGAACTTTTATGGATGATTGATTCTTTTTAGATCTTTAATAAAATAGAAAGAAAATTAATGACATTTAGGTGAGTTAAGATGAGACTTCAAAAAAAACTAAAGGCGGATTTAATAAAAATTGGAAGTAACGTGGGTTATCTACTAGCTTATGGCAGCATTTGACCAAACGATTTTCTGATGTGGCCTAAACTGGTACGCGTTCTTTTTTTTTCGGCCGCAAACAACTATTTTATTTCTCAAACTTGAGGTGTTCAGAATAATCAAACCGGAATAGAACAACCATTTAAAATAAAATTCTCTATCAAAAGATCTCGAAGTCGAATCTGAGATCTGATTTTGCGCTCGGGGAATATGAATGATCTTGAAATCCGGGAAGCATATCTGCAGAGTATCTATCCTCTCTAATTCTATAGCAAAATTTGGCCAAGCATGAGGCTCCTTAATCATGGCGATCAAATCTTTGCAATCCGTCCCGAAGCTTTGACATGTCGAATACTGAAGCATACTCTCCATCGTCCATCATAGTTTGTCCACTTCTGAATGCAAGGCAGACTCTCGCCGTGGAAAATTTTGTGTCTCCATAAGTTATACTTTCCCCAAACTGCCATCCAAACTCATCCACACCCGCTGAACTGAGTGGTGGATCTCCATGACCCATCTATCATGCATATATTACCCAAGCTTAAGACTTGGGGATCCTCAATACTATGTTCTTGTGGAATTGATGGCACCATCTCGTTTGCATGGAATCAGGTTTGGCACTCACTCTCTGCATAACGAACTAGCTCTAATAGATCCATATCTATCCCCATTAAGAGTTTGTCATTTCAGGCCTTCCAAATATACCAGATTTTTCAGGAATAAGGATTCCTGTCTAATTCTTGCTCAACAATGTTGTTTTTTCTCCATAAGAGATAATCCATATTAGCGTAAATACTCGGTACCAGAAAGATATTTGGATTTGTTGGTACCGCTGATAGGGACCAAGCTTGTAAAGATTGCGGGCATTCGAAGATGGCATGAGTAAAATACTCTTCTGGTTCTCCACATCGTAGAAAATAGTATCGCATCTCATATTACACCTAATTAAATTCCTCGTTAGTGCCACATGCCTTGTTATCAATTGTCATATAAGACGATATATCTTTTGAGACACTTTTATCGTCCAAGCAAAGGCTTGGACTCCAGTGCCTACATCTCTTCCTAAATCTTCAATAAATTTCGGCTACCCAATATCCAGATTTAACTGTGTAGTGGCCATTCCTAGTGTAGTTCGAACAGAATGTATTGCGGCGATGAGTTGAACTTATAGCCAAACTTCTTATGAAAGGTATATCAGCAGGGTCAACATAATTCTACAGTAGTCCAACATCCCATTCCTTTGATTTCTGACTAATAAGGTTGATTGTTGGGGTCAAAATCGGTCATAACGAAATCAATGTCTGAAAGTCCGTAAAAATCGGCATGAACGTTTTTACGAAAAATAAATCTTAGAAAAAGATCTATTTTTACGAAAACACATTCAGGAAAAATCGGAGAAAGACGCGAACAAGGTTGCCGCGTAGCAACCAGCACAAAAGCTGGTCGCTACGTAGAGACCGAGCTCTCACCAAAGCTCGGTCGCTACGTAGCGTGCTCAGTAGCGTACTACGTAGCGAGCTCTCAGCAAAGCTTGGTCGCTACTTAGCGACCGAGCACGTACACAGCTCGGTCGCTACGTAGCGACCGATCTCTCTCCGAAGCTTGGTCGCTACGTAGCGACCGAGCATGCACACGGCTCGATCGCTACGTAGCGACCGTGCTTTCTTAAAAATCGATACGACACGAATCCATGCATTCTAGTCTACTCTTTAATGCTATCTCCAGCAAGCCATGGCTAAACCATTCTTTGTTTCTCATCACTCGAAGTCATCAGTCAAACTTTACGATAAAAACCGCGGGAAGTTCGAAGAAACCGTAAAAAACGTTTCGAGTCAAAGACGGCCCAAAGGGACCTAAAACGCAGCTCGGAGCCCACTTACGAATTCTTAACCAAAAACCCATAAGCCTTATGAAGGTTTATGCTTGGTTCGTAAGGCAAGATAAATGTCAAGTTTCCGCGGATAAATGGAAAGTTTCCGAAGATAATCACGAAGGTCGGAAAACTCGGAATATCTCCATTTTTGAGCTATGATGGCTTAAGGACAGAAGGGGAAAAGCTAAAACCGACTTTAGAGGAGTATATAAGGAGTCCTAGGCGAGAAGGCACGGAGGGATGTAATACACAACAAACTTAGCACTTAGAGCAATTTAAGCAATTTTCCGTTTTTGTTATTCGAGCTGCGACTCAATTAGGTTTAGCAGCTTTAGGGTTTTAGAACTAGGAATCTCGCTGACAGCTCTCGTAGCCCAGGCTCTTACCTTGTTGTAACACTCAAACACGAATTCATAATTAGATCAACTTTGCTCTCTTTTCGAATTCTTATCTTTTATCGTCTTTATATCGTGTTCTGATTGCTTGGCGTGTGGTATTAGCAGATATCCGGGACCTCTAGGAAATTAGGGTTCTCCTACTTTCCTTATTTAAACGGAAATCGGCAGTGTGAATTTCGGTTCCCCCAGTTTTGCGCTAGAAGGAGGGGGGGGGGGTACAGATCAATCTAACTCACAAAAGCCACTGAACGATCAGAAACGATATGCAAAACTCGATCTGCGCGAACGTCATATCATTCAAGGGGGGAGCAACGGTCGATCGGGGTAAACCTCGTAATGATCTCCTTGTTATTGTGTTAACGATTCATGACATCGATATCGCTAGGGTATTAATCGATACTGGAAGTTCAGTTGATATCATCTTCAAAGATACTCTCGAGAAGATGAAGATCGATCCGTCCAAAATCGTGGAAAATCTTAGCCCGCTAGGCCAACGCCTATGCAAACGCCACAGTTCTTGAGAAAATCGAAAACCGTGCTGTGACTTTTCGCCACAGGACGTGCAATGAAACGATCTAGAGATTTCTCTTTTTAAATATAAAGGGAAACGATAAATCTTATCAAACCCCGTAAGTTTGGCTCATTACCGAACAAAAGAAATCTCAATGCGTAAGGATTTTACCAAAACACGTTTTCCGAAAACATTTCGGAAGGGTAAAACTTGTTCTCCCAAAAACCGCAGAAAACCCCTAGGTTAATCGCGGAAAAAGGAAGCGCAACAAATCGATTACACAGCTCGGTCGCTACGTAGCGACCGAGCCGTGTGCACTCGCTATGTAGCGACCTGTCAAGCCTAAAAAGGGTCCTCCATTGCGTTCTGTTTTGAATCCTCATCGTAACGCTTTTTGTTTCGTCTCAATCGGAGTTTCCGTTGAGATTTTACGACAAAAACAAGTAGGACTCTTCTTGGCTTGCTTCCACTTGCTACGTAGCGACCTGTCAGGCCTCCAGCTCGCTACATAGCGACCTGACAGGCCTAAAAAGCTCTTCCTTTGTGTTCTCTTTTGAATCCAGATCGAAACGCTTTTCGTTTCGTCTCAATCGGAGTTTCCGTTGAGATTTTACGGCGAAAACAAGTAAGACTCGTCTAAACTCCTTCGCTTGCTCCGACCCGCCCTTACCTCCATCCTTGTGTTCTCCTTCAAATCTCGATCGAAACGTCTCTTGTTTCGTCTCGATTGGAGTTACCATTGAAACTTTACGATAAAAAAAAACCCGCGAAGACTAGTTTTTTCGCGTGGATTCAGATTAATCGTATAATACGACAACCGTTAACTTAACACCTTAGCCGCCTAAACTATACGATTACGTTGAACCCTTTTATTGACTTCGTATCAGTCAAGTTCGGAAGATAAATGTCAAGTCTCAAAGGATAAACACCAATATCGAAAAAGGCGAATATACACAAGAAGAGTAACGGGAAACGAGCAAGCAAAACTGAGAAGAGACAAAACTGCATCTTCGAGAGAACTAAGGTATTTACGACTTGAAATTTTTGAAATCAGACTTGGAGTTTTCGTAAGAAAATACTAAGAAATAAAAACGCCTTTGTGACTGTCATAGAACTTTAGGGAACGTAAAACCTAGGGGGATAGTCCAGCCAACTAAGTCTTAGGTGATTTTTCCTGTCTCGATATATTGTCCCATAACTGTTCGTCCAGATCTTGCAAACCGACCTAAACTCTCCGAAAATCGAGAAACGATCGCCACGGATATCAAGCTCGCTTCCTAAGGAGAGAAAAAACTAGAGACATGAACGTCGTCTTAAAACCGATTCGTTTCTGGCAATTCTCTCGGAACCGACATATTCCAAGTCTTCAACCTGGAAACAACCAAATCACAGTCCAAGCGTCGTCTTCAAACCGACTCGGACTGTTGATCATTCTATTCCTCGAGAAAAAAGGGACGGCGTAGGTGCGTATACTATACTCGTATACTCCCATACTTCAAAAACATATTCAAACAATGCGGTGTCTCATCAAGATCANNNNNNNNNNNNNNNNNNNNNNNNNNNNNNNNNNNNNNNNNNNNNNNNNNNNNNNNNNNNNNNNNNNNNNNNNNNNNNNNNNNNNNNNNNNNNNNNNNNNNNNNNNNNNNNNNNNNNNNNTTCGTCTAAACGCTAGGAACTGATCCAAACCATGTTGGAAAAATTCTCAAAGACTATACAGCATCTATCATCGCAATCATTCATTTAGAAAACCTCTGCCAAACTTCAGAATGAAAGTCGATGATTTACTGAAGTCATAAAGTCGATGATTTACTGAAGTCGATGATTTACTGAAGTCATAAAGTTTCGTATAAGAATCATTATACGAGAAATCTTCAGGCATCAAAGCATCNNNNNNNNNNNNNNNNNNNNNNNNNNNNNNNNNNNNNNNNNNNNNNNNNNNNNNNNNNNNNNNNNNNNNNNNNNNNNNNNNNNNNNNNNNNNNNNNNNNNNNNNNNNNNNNNNNNNNNNNNNNNNNNNNNNNNNNNNNNNNNNNNNNNNNNNNNNNNNNNNNNNNNNNNNNNNNNNNNNNNNNNNNNNNNACCTTTGGTAAAACTCCATGAGTGACTCAGAGAAACTTTCACCGAAGCAAAAATCTGCGGAAACATCGTTATTCTGACATCTCCATATGTCGCGTCAATTTAATAAATTCGTAAAAACCGGTCACCCGTTACTTACGCAAAAAATCCTTCGTATAATCAGATCATGTCATACGAAGTAACTTTCGAAAGTAAACAAAACAGGTTTTACGAAAAAGTACTTTCCTTATAGCAAAAAACCAAGCTGTATGATCCGACATTGGACGACCAATATAAACTTTACTTCTTCGCACCACGATCTGAAAGGTCTCATTCTTTAGCCCCGCGACTCNNNNNNNNNNNNNNNNNNNNNNNNNNNNNNNNNNNNNNNNNNNNNNNNNNNNNNNNNNNNNNNNNNNNNNNNNNNNNNNNNNNNNNNNNNNNNNNNNNNNNNNNNNNNNNNNNNNNNNNNNNNNNNNNNNNNNNNNNNNNNNNNNNNNNNNNNNNNNNNNNNNNNNNNNNNNNNNNNNNNNNNNNNNNNNNNNNNNNNNNNNNNNNNNNNNNNNNNNNNNNNNNNNNNNNNNNNNNNNNNNNNNNNNNNNNNNNNNNNNNNNNNNNNNNNNNNNNNNNNNNNNNNNNNNNNNNNNNNNNNNNNNNNNNNNNNNNNNNNNNNNNNNNNNNNNNNNNNNNNNNNNNNNNNNNNNNNNNNNNNNNNNNNNNNNNNNNNNNNNNNNNNNNNNNNNNNNNNNNNNNNNNNNNNNNNNNNNNNNNNNNNNNNNNNNNNNNNNNNNNNNNNNNNNNNNNNNNNNNNNNNNNNNNNNNNNNNNNNNNNNNNNNNNNNNNNNNNNNNNNNNNNNNNNNNNNNNNNNNNNNNNNNNNNNNNNNNNNNNNNNNNNNNNNNNNNNNNNNNNNNNNNNNNNNNNNNNNNNNNNNNNNNNNNNNNNNNNNNNNNNNNNNNNNNNNNNNNNNNNNNNNNNNNNNNNNNNNNNNNNNNNNNNNNNNNNNNNNNNNNNNNNNNNNNNNNNNNNNNNNNNNNNNNNNNNNNNNNNNNNNNNNNNNNNNNNNNNNNNNNNNNNNNNNNNNNNNNNNNNNNNNNNNNNNNNNNNNNNNNNNNNNNNNNNNNNNNNNNNNNNNNNNNNNNNNNNNNNNNNNNNNNNNNNNNNNNNNNNNNNNNNNNNNNNNNNNNNNNNNNNNNNNNNNNNNNNNNNNNNNNNNNNNNNNNNNNNNNNNNNNNNNNNNNNNNNNNNNNNNNNNNNNNNNNNNNNNNNNNNNNNNNNNNNNNNNNNNNNNNNNNNNNNNNNNNNNNNNNNNNNNNNNNNNNNNNNNNNNNNNNNNNNNNNNNNNNNNNNNNNNNNNNNNNNNNNNNNNNNNNNNNNNNNNNNNNNNNNNNNNNNNNNNNNNNNNNNNNNNNNNNNNNNNNNNNNNNNNNNNNNNNNNNNNNNNNNNNNNNNNNNNNNNNNNNNNNNNNNNNNNNNNNNNNNNNNNNNNNNNNNNNNNNNNNNNNNNNNNNNNNNNNNNNNNNNNNNNNNNNNNNNNNNNNNNNNNNNNNNNNNNNNNNNNNNNNNNNNNNNNNNNNNNNNNNNNNNNNNNNNNNNNNNNNNNNNNNNNNNNNNNNNNNNNNNNNNNNNNNNNNNNNNNNNNNNNNNNNNNNNNNNNNNNNNNNNNNNNNNNNNNNNNNNNNNNNNNNNNNNNNNNNNNNNNNNNNNNNNNNNNNNNNNNNNNNNNNNNNNNNNNNNNNNNNNNNNNNNNNNNNNNNNNNNNNNNNNNNNNNNNNNNNNNNNNNNNNNNNNNNNNNNNNNNNNNNNNNNNNNNNNNNNNNNNNNNNNNNNNNNNNNNNNNNNNNNNNNNNNNNNNNNNNNNNNNNNNNNNNNNNNNNNNNNNNNNNNNNNNNNNNNNNNNNNNNNNNNNNNNNNNNNNNNNNNNNNNNNNNNNNNNNNNNNNNNNNNNNNNNNNNNNNNNNNNNNNNNNNNNNNNNNNNNNNNNNNNNNNNNNNNNNNNNNNNNNNNNNNNNNNNNNNNNNNNNNNNNNNNNNNNNNNNNNNNNNNNNNNNNNNNNNNNNNNNNNNNNNNNNNNNNNNNNNNNNNNNNNNNNNNNNNNNNNNNNNNNNNNNNNNNNNNNNNNNNNNNNNNNNNNNNNNNNNNNNNNNNNNNNNNNNNNNNNNNNNNNNNNNNNNNNNNNNNNNNNNNNNNNNNNNNNNNNNNNNNNNNNNNNNNNNNNNNNNNNNNNNNNNNNNNNNNNNNNNNNNNNNNNNNNNNNNNNNNNNNNNNNNNNNNNNNNNNNNNNNNNNNNNNNNNNNNNNNNNNNNNNNNNNNNNNNNNNNNNNNNNNNNNNNNNNNNNNNNNNNNNNNNNNNNNNNNNNNNNNNNNNNNNNNNNNNNNNNNNNNNNNNNNNNNNNNNNNNNNNNNNNNNGATAAAAACCGCGGAAAGTTCGTTTTTATCGAAAGAAGCCGTAATAAACATTTCGAGT
This sequence is a window from Brassica oleracea var. oleracea cultivar TO1000 chromosome C1, BOL, whole genome shotgun sequence. Protein-coding genes within it:
- the LOC106310317 gene encoding UDP-glucuronic acid decarboxylase 5, with the translated sequence MATSEKQSSPKPPPSPSPLRNSKFFQSNMRILISGGAGFIGSHLVDKLMENEKNEVIVADNYFTGSKDNLKKWIGHPRFELIRHDVTEPLLIEVDQIYHLACPASPIFYKYNPVKTIKTNVIGTLNMLGLAKRVGARILLTSTSEVYGDPLIHPQPESYWGNVNPIGVRSCYDEGKRVAETLMFDYHRQHGIEIRIARIFNTYGPRMNIDDGRVVSNFIAQALRGEALTVQKPGTQTRSFCYVSDMVEGLMRLMEGDETGPINIGNPGEFTMVELAETVKELINPSIKIKMVENTPDDPRQRKPDITKAKEVLGWEPKVKLREGLPLMEEDFRQRLGVPKK